Proteins encoded by one window of Glycine soja cultivar W05 chromosome 15, ASM419377v2, whole genome shotgun sequence:
- the LOC114388472 gene encoding ribosomal L1 domain-containing protein 1: protein MASENVSPETVSKAVDALLQWRRSQSEIQKPKLLGEDEEFVYLILTLKKIPSKSRVNPHKIPLPHSLISPFSEQCLILDDRPNKARVTKAQAQAKIQSESIPVHKVLKLSKLASDYRPFEAKRKLCDSYDLFFAEKSIVPLLPRLLGKSFFKKRKIPVPVDLKKGSWKEQVERACSSAMLFMRTGTCSVVRVAKVRMERDEIVENVVAAIEGIVEVVPKKWGNVRSLHLKLLESVALPVYQTVPDVKLKIEGFKVEEKKKEKERDGEVSDSIEGGTEKKKKKKGRIHEVRYMDENVVEAGMEDELASDDDDSEDEMVSKKRKKGVSSELSGVEQLKKLVFNELSANGKKKSKKGCLSVGKGVKGGLIEGSGSELVVKDEESGVKKKKKKRGDVKATKSVKAKIIKKAV from the coding sequence ATGGCTTCCGAGAACGTAAGCCCCGAGACAGTATCCAAAGCCGTCGATGCTCTCCTCCAATGGCGCCGCTCCCAATCGGAGATTCAGAAACCAAAACTCTTGGGCGAAGACGAAGAATTCGTGTACCTGATCCTCACGCTGAAGAAGATCCCTTCAAAATCCCGAGTTAACCCTCACAAGATTCCTCTCCCGCACTCCCTCATCTCCCCTTTCTCCGAGCAGTGCCTCATCCTCGACGACCGGCCCAACAAGGCCCGCGTCACCAAAGCCCAGGCCCAAGCCAAAATCCAGTCCGAATCCATCCCCGTCCACAAAGTCCTCAAGCTCTCGAAACTCGCCTCCGATTACCGCCCCTTCGAGGCGAAGCGAAAACTCTGCGATTCTTATGATTTGTTTTTTGCAGAGAAGAGCATTGTGCCGCTCCTGCCGCGGCTTCTGGGGAAGAGTTTTTTCAAGAAGAGGAAGATTCCGGTGCCGGTGGACCTGAAGAAGGGGAGCTGGAAGGAGCAGGTGGAGAGGGCCTGCTCGTCCGCGATGCTGTTCATGAGGACGGGGACCTGTAGTGTGGTTAGGGTTGCCAAGGTGAGGATGGAGAGGGATGAGATTGTGGAGAATGTCGTTGCCGCGATTGAGGGGATTGTGGAGGTTGTGCCCAAGAAGTGGGGCAATGTGAGGTCGCTGCATTTGAAGCTGCTGGAGAGCGTGGCTCTGCCGGTCTACCAGACTGTTCCTGATGTGAAGTTGAAGATTGAGGGATTTAAGgttgaggagaagaagaaggagaaggagaggGATGGTGAGGTTAGTGATTCGATCGAGGGAGggacggagaagaagaagaagaagaaggggagGATTCATGAGGTTAGGTATATGGATGAGAATGTTGTGGAGGCTGGGATGGAAGATGAATTGGCGAGTGATGACGATGATAGTGAAGATGAGATGGTGAgtaagaagaggaagaaagggGTTTCGAGTGAGTTGAGTGGTGTTGAGCAATTGAAGAAGTTGGTATTTAATGAGTTGAGTGCCAATGGGAAGAAGAAGTCAAAGAAGGGCTGCTTGTCTGTTGGGAAGGGGGTTAAGGGAGGTTTGATTGAGGGGAGTGGAAGTGAATTGGTTGTGAAGGATGAGGAGTCGggggtgaagaagaagaagaagaagagaggggATGTGAAGGCTACGAAAAGTGTAAAGGCTAAGATAATTAAGAAGGCTGTGTGA
- the LOC114387760 gene encoding uncharacterized protein LOC114387760 — MHVLWESYETQWIKIMVNLLVHITSRVTFIIAASCLLAGSVRNMYHTEYRDPIMGERAPSCQTLRKGVFGAGAAFIVFTGITSELNYVSFSKANNNGPPPYARDTGVRMANL; from the exons ATGCATGTGCTGTGGGAGAGCTATGAGACCCAGTGGATCAAGATCATGGTCAATTTGCTTGTTCATATCACTAGCCG GGTGACATTTATCATTGCTGCTTCGTGCCTTCTAGCGGGTTCTGTGAGAAACATGTACCACACAGAGTACCGTGATCCCATCATGGGAGAGAGAGCACCTTCATGCCAAACCTTAAGGAAGGGAGTGTTTGGAGCTGGAGCTGCCTTCATTGTTTTCACAGGCATAACCTCGGAGCTCAATTATGTTAGTTTTTCAAAAGCTAATAATAATGGTCCCCCTCCCTATGCTAGGGACACTGGTGTGAGGATGGCCAATTTGTAG
- the LOC114386250 gene encoding receptor-like protein EIX2, which produces MNTSPSEYAIIFAWLLCAIMFNTGMCSLNIRCSQKDKHALLNFKQGVIDPSSVLSSWSTQQDCCEWRGVKCDNITSRVTHLSLSCSTTLPTYTDKEDKSHCLTGSIHLSLLLVELEFLNYLNLGNNDFLAIQFDSVHSQYCDCANSSALRYLDLSYNDNLSINSLQWISSMPSLEYLYLTGIDLHKETNWLQFVTMLPSLSELDMGDCQLKDLSPSIQYANFTSLKSLSLSANEFPSDLPKWLFNLSSGISSIELYSNSLKGKLPKALLNLRHLEVLNLEDNKLSGPIPYWLGKLEHLRYLALNLNKFSGSIPTSFGNLSSLTSLLVGHNQLSGVVSERNFAKLSKLRELDIYSSPPLIFDFGVLCQEWHNSI; this is translated from the coding sequence ATGAACACATCTCCCTCTGAATATGCAATCATCTTTGCATGGTTGCTATGCGCAATCATGTTCAACACTGGCATGTGCAGCCTCAATATTCGCTGCAGCCAAAAAGACAAGCATGCTCTCTTAAACTTCAAGCAAGGAGTCATAGATCCATCAAGTGTGCTCTCTTCATGGTCCACTCAACAAGATTGTTGTGAATGGAGAGGTGTCAAGTGTGACAACATCACAAGTAGAGTCACTCACCTCAGTCTCTCATGTTCCACAACTCTTCCAACTTACACTGACAAAGAAGATAAATCACATTGCCTCACAGGTTCTATTCACCTATCCTTATTGTTGGTggaattagaatttttaaattacttgaaTTTGGGGAATAATGACTTCTTAGCTATCCAATTTGATTCTGTGCATAGTCAATATTGTGACTGTGCCAATTCTTCAGCTCTTCGTTATCTTGATTTGTCATATAATGATAATCTTTCCATCAATAGTCTTCAATGGATTTCCAGCATGCCCTCCTTGGAGTATCTCTACCTCACTGGCATTGATCTTCACAAGGAAACTAACTGGCTTCAATTTGTGACAATGCTTCCATCGCTTTCAGAGCTTGATATGGGTGACTGTCAACTTAAAGACTTGAGTCCATCTATTCAATATGCTAATTTTACTTCActcaaatctctctctctctctgcaaaTGAATTTCCCTCAGATTTGCCTAAATGGTTATTCAATCTTAGCAGTGGTATCTCTAGTATCGAGCTTTACTCAAATTCTTTAAAAGGGAAACTACCCAAGGCATTGTTAAATCTTAGACACTTGGAAGTCTTGAACTTGGAAGACAATAAGTTGAGTGGACCAATTCCATATTGGTTAGGCAAACTCGAACATCTAAGATATCTTGCTCTTAATTTAAACAAGTTTTCTGGATCTATTCCCACAAGTTTTGGAAATCTATCATCCTTAACCAGCTTGTTGGTTGGCCACAATCAATTATCAGGAGTTGTTTCTGAGAGAAATTTTGCCAAATTGTCAAAATTAAGGGAATTGGATATATACTCATCACCACCATTAATCTTTGATTTTGGAGTTTTGTGTCAAGAGTGGCACAACtctatttaa
- the LOC114386249 gene encoding receptor-like protein EIX2 codes for MSKVLLNSTFIYMSSNDLKGGLPQLSSNVAFLDISNNSLSGTISPLLCDHKMLNGKNNLEYLDISLNHLSGGLTNCWKNWKSLVHVNFGSNNLTGKIPTSMSLLSNLTSLHLHENKLYGDIPLALQNCHSLLIFNVRENNFSGNIPNWIPHGAKALQLRSNHFSGVIPTQICQMSSLIILDVADNTISGHIPSCLHNITALVFNNASYNKLTFFFPIDGFSYYIFEDSLELVTKGQTIDYGMNLHFVSLIDMSSNNLSGIIPPQMFSLIGLYSLNFSHNKLTGQIPNEIGNMKNLESLDFSTNQLRGEIPQGLSNLSFLASLNLSFNNFTGKIPSGTQLQGFGALSYIGNRNLCGPPLTKFCLQVSEPKDTKAIDEDGDESAFWSWFYIGIGSGFGTGFLGVSYKFLYDLRG; via the coding sequence ATGTCAAAGGTGTTGTTGAACTCTACATTCATATATATGTCATCAAATGATCTGAAAGGTGGCCTGCCTCAACTATCATCCAACGTGGCCTTTCTTGATATATCAAACAACTCATTATCAGGAACCATTTCTCCTCTTTTGTGTGATCACAAGATGCTGAATGGGAAAAACAATTTGGAATACTTGGACATATCCCTGAATCATCTATCTGGAGGGCTTACAAATTGCTGGAAGAATTGGAAATCATTGGTTCATGTTAACTTCGGAAGCAATAATCTAACAGGCAAGATACCTACATCAATGAGCTTGTTATCTAATCTTACCTCCTTACATCTACATGAGAATAAGCTCTATGGAGACATTCCTCTCGCGCTGCAAAATTGCCACTCTCTATTGATCTTTAATGTTCGTGAGAACAACTTTTCAGGAAATATACCAAACTGGATACCACATGGTGCAAAGGCTCTCCAATTAAGATCCAATCATTTTAGTGGTGTGATCCCAACACAGATATGCCAAATGTCATCCCTCATTATTTTGGATGTTGCAGATAACACAATCTCAGGACATATACCCAGCTGCCTACATAATATCACAGCCTTAGTTTTCAACAATGCTTCCTACAACAAGcttacttttttctttcctatAGATGGTTTCAGTTACTATATCTTCGAAGACAGTCTTGAGCTGGTCACAAAAGGTCAAACAATAGACTATGGAATGAACCTGCACTTTGTGAGCTTAATTGATATGTCAAGTAACAATTTGTCGGGAATAATACCTCCCCAAATGTTCAGCCTCATTGGATTGTACTCCTTGAACTTTTCCCACAACAAATTAACAGGACAAATACCAAATGAGATTGGCAACATGAAAAACTTGGAGTCCCTTGATTTTTCAACAAACCAACTTCGGGGTGAAATTCCTCAAGGCCTTTCCAATTTGTCCTTTCTTGCTTCCTTAAACCTGTCATTTAACAATTTCACAGGCAAAATACCATCAGGCACACAGCTTCAAGGGTTCGGTGCACTCAGCTATATAGGCAATCGCAATCTTTGCGGACCTCCACTTACAAAATTTTGCTTGCAGGTTAGTGAACCTAAAGACACAAAGGCCATAGATGAAGATGGGGATGAATCTGCATTTTGGTCATGGTTTTACATTGGAATAGGATCTGGATTTGGCACCGGCTTTTTGGGAGTTTCCTATAAGTTTCTTTATGACTTGAGAGGCTGA